The nucleotide window CTCCGCAAAAGCGCTCGCAGCGCCACATGGGCGGCCAGATGCAGCAGAGCAATGCTGCTGCGGCGACCGCTCTGTATGATCATGCCAGCGGTGGGCCTCTGAATAATGCAGGCCCCGCAAGCGATGCTGGCGATGCGGTCATGGCACGGTGGCTCCAGTCTGCGGGCTTGCAGCATCTGGCCTCTCCCTTGGCTACGACGGGCATCGATCACCGTCTCCTTCCTAATCTCCTAATGCAGGTAATGTTTTGgttgcttcttcttctttatatatatatatacacctttGTCTTCTATTCATCATACTGGGAGTTAGGCTATTTTATTTTGTAGCGTGTGATATCTTGTATGGTTTGGACAGTGGTTTTGAGAATCTTTTGCATTACTCCCACATGAAAATTGATGATTTTGCTTAGGGGAAGTAGTTTGGAGAAGTTTATAGTgttaatttttgagttttcttTGTGGACTCAGGTTCTTCTTGCAAACGTGCTTATCTTTGGTCTGACTAGTTGACACACGATTAATCTATGAGCTGCTTTAGTGAGAAACACATGCTCCTTTGTtttggttgataattgatatgcaTCCAATTTTGCACAGCATTTTCAAATTAAGTTTCTGTAAAATGGATTGTTAGTGCCGATAAACAATTTGATCCCATTTCAGTGACCCAGAGAGCAAGGTTTGTCTCTTTGATAATTTTATGGTTAGTTGTCTGTCTGCAAATTTCATGCACAATCCATACCGTCTTTATATTTTCATGTACGGTTTCCCTACTGTCTAATGTCGTTTCCAAGAGTTTTGTATTTTTACTAATTTATGAATAGCATTCATATTTTTATGTCTTTGTTAAAGGGTTACGGAGCACAATCTGCTGAAGAAAAGCAGAGGCTTTTCAAGCTAATGAGAAACCTCAATTTCAATGGAGAATCAGGTTCTGATCCTTACACACCAACTGCCCAAACTTCAGCTGGTATGGCTGTATCAGATGGTTTTTATTCTCCAGAGTTCAGGGGTGATTTTGGAGCTGGCCTTTTAGATCTTCATGCTATGGATGATACAGAGCTTCTATCCGAGGTATGGCTCTTTATGGAGTGTTTTGTCTGAGGGGTGATtccgcctttttttttttttttgataagagATAAGGGACGTCAATGGCCTTGTACTGAAGGAGTTTATTTacaggaaaaaaaatgaaaaaatttaaaGGAAGTATGGCATCTAAAGTATTGTCCACTAAAACATTGCAACCGATAAAAGTAGTATCCACTCTCTTCATCCATCTGTTTTAGGTATTTCTCATTATTTGCCTCTCCCACTTCTCCATCTCAGTTAGTAATAGCGTGGTAAGagttacaactcaactcaactaaacccttatctcaaaaatttggggtcggctatatggattctctttcttcactctaaacgattttgtgttaaatcctcagaaatgtttaatgcttctaggtcatgttatactactctcctccaagtcaatttaggtctactcctttttttgtttttatcctctaacctaatgtactctacttgtctaactggagcctccgtatgtgtacgcttcacatgaccaaaccgcctcaatctcccttctctcaacttatcttcaattggcaccactcctaccttttctctaatactctcattacggactttatctattctagtatggccactcatccactttaacattctcatctctgtaactcttatcttatACGCATACGACTTTTTCAGTGCCTAAcattcactaccatataacatagccggtcgtatggctgtacagtaaaattttcctttcaacttattggaaatcttgcgatcacataaaactcacgTAGCACGTCTCCATTTCAAacatccgactttaatcctatgattaaCATCATCCTTACATCTCCCATCTACTAGGACTGAgtttagatatttaaagtgattactttgggatagtaccactccattcaaactaactacttccctatcactagtttggccttcactgaacttgcaatgtatatattctgtcttcgttctacttaatttaaaaccctttgattctagagtacttcttcaaagctctagctttctattgactccttctcgtgtctcatctatcagaacaatatcatctgcaaacatcatgcatcaaggaatactctcttgtatgtgtttcgtcaattcatctaaaactaatgtaaaatggtaagggcttatggttgatccttggtgtaatccaatcgAAAAATCTTTTGTGTCCCttctcactgtgcgcacaatagtagttgctccttcatacatatctttcaacaccgTGGTAAGAGTTACTAACTACAAAATGAAATCCAGGAGTTTAGAATGGACCCCAATGAGCTTTATGAGTTCTGTTGTTTTTAATGGGCTGTGTATGAATTACATACAACTAAAATGGATTTACTTGTTTAATAATAATCAGCTTTATGAGAAAGTAcagatatatttatttaattttttttcctttccctGTGTTAGCGATTGTTGTTTTGATTTCTTGGCAGCATGTCATCTCCGAACCTTTTGAGCCATCGCCATTTATGCCTGGTGGTTCAAAAGGATTTGATGACTTAAATGCAAACCAGCAAAGAGAGCAAAATAATCCTGATCCGTCTGCTCCATCTACCACTAATGAAAAGGAGAACAACACTAGGGAAAATAATGTGGCTAAAATTAAAGTTGTGGTAAGTTGGTTATATATCTAGCATATCTTTCTCTTCTCCCTCTCCTCTTGCATGTGCCTGTGTGGTGTGTAAGTGCTTGTTATGTTGTGAATGCTCCATTTTACACATAAATGCTATTTTTTTCATAGAGGGAACAATTTAATTACTCGGCTTTCAGATATAATTTGCTAGACTTAGTTATTTTTACTGCTAGTGCCTAGAGATATCAAGCACAATTATCATATTTCTCTATCATTCATTTAATTTCGACTTGTAGGTTGTTTCTGTGGCTAGTTTTATTTATTAAGGGAAGATACAATAGAGATCTTGTTTTCTATGGGATCTTTTGTGGGAATACACAGAAAACCCAAGTTCAGAAGACATGCCATGTGAAGAAATGAGTTTATACATATTTTTTGCAGAATTATGAAATACTGTGTGTGGATAGAAGAATATTAAATGAGGAGATTTGGAGTTATTTTAgtttaaattgtttgaatgaaagTTATCAtgttattttatttaatagattCTTGAATGTGGTGATATCTTATTTGTGGTGGATAGTTTTTATGTTTTTCAAATCTAGCCCCATAAAATTTTTACTCACGTTCTGGTGTGTTTCTTTTATATATGCATACAGCTTATTCATGCTTATATGAGGATGCTCCTGTCTTTGTTCTGTTCCCTTTTCAATTTTTTCCGTGATTCACAAGCATATGGTGAaaagtttttatttgtttttttgtTGCAGGTACGTAAAAGACCTCTTAACAAGAAGGAGATTGCTCGAAAGGAAGATGATATTGTAACTGTATCTGATAATGCTTTAACTGTTCATGAACCCAAGCTAAAGGTTTGTTCCCTTCCATCACAGACATTATAATTTTGGAATTTTCTGGTGAAGATAGGAAATGTTGATCATACCTATCCTTGTGTATGGAAAGGTGGATCTGACTGCATATGTTGAGAAGCATGAATTTTGTTTTGATGCTGTTCTGGATCAGCATGTCAGCAATGATGAGGTAACATTTACTGTTAGTCTTATATATAAAGTTCAGTATTATTACTGCTACATTAGTGTGTATATTAACTGTGAGAATGTATGAAAAGTTTAAGGCCTAATGACTAAGAAAAGACATGCCATACCCTTTCATGTTTGTTCAATTACAATTAAAACTTCTAATTTTGGCACTTCTTTCCCAATTGGAAAACCTAGTTTCAATTATAGCCAACCAGttaaaaatatgataaaaaattaaattctatttttaaatGAGAAGTAGAAAATACATTTTCCTTTTACTTTCCTCTTCCCTTGTCTCTCTCTCCATTGATCACCCTTTCCCCCCTTTTCTCTCCTCTTGGGCACATGAATTTGATTGGGTAATTTAATTAGCTCATCTCTGGCTGTTCATTAGTTTGATTCAAGAAGGAAAAAATGATTTCTTCTCATGTTTAAACAGGTTTATCGTGTTACTGTGGAGCCAATTATTCCCTTCATTTTCCAGCGAACAAAAGCTACATGTTTTGCATATGGTCAGACAGGTAAAATTTTAGTTCATCCTTCCTCTATTATATATTAAGCTTGTATGATCAGGACTGAAGAAAATTTATACTAGAGCCTACTACATATACGCAAAAATTGGAAGTTGGTTAAATGCATCAAAACCCAGCAATAGTTGGAAGCATCTTTATTCTTTAAAAAAGAGGGAAGAATCAACTTTACAATGAAGGCACTCACTCATACTTGGCTAAACTGCTTTGTCTTTTAGGAATCGAGTGCTGAAAGGGAAGGAAAAAAGTAGCTGTGTGTGTTTGTGTGCGTGTGTGCTCGTGTATGTGCATATTTTCCCAGTATATTTTTTAGTGAGATTTGTTATATTTTTTTGCCTTTTGCATGTTGGTGCTGCCCGTTTCTGAAGTTAATTGTGGATAACTAAAACACTTTAGCTTTTATTTGCAGGTAGTGGTAAGACGTTCACCATGCAACCATTGCCTCTAAGAGCTGTGGAAGACCTTGTTAGATTGTTGCACCAGCCAGTTTATCGAAATCAGAGATTTAAACTGTGGCTTAGCTTTTTTGAAATATATGGTGGAAAACTCTTTGATCTTCTCAGTGATAGAAAGTAAGTATTTATCATTAGTGTTATTCATCTTTCTtttcaattaatatatttttcttgGAATGGATTGATTTGTTAATCGAGAATATTATTTAGAAATGTCTGATGATTTTGTTCCCCCTTGGCCATCCtgttctttgtaaggcttgttaTCTTTTCATAAACATCTACTGATATTATGTAGTCATGCATGTCTGTCTTTGTGGCTATATTCATGAATGTTTAATAACTGATCATTTGTACACATAGGTTACTGAATGACTTTGTTGTTCTCAAATAGGAAACTTTGCATGAGAGAAGATGGCCGACAACAAGTTTGTATTGTTGGCCTGCAAGAATTTGAAGTTTCTGATGTACAGATTGTTAAGGAATACATTGAGAAGGGAAATGCAGCAAGAAGTACAGGATCTACTGGTGCTAACGAGGAATCTTCAAGGTCACATGCTATCTTACAGCTTGCTGTTAAGAAGCACAGTGAGGTAAAAGACTCCAGGAGGAATAATGATGGGAATGAGTCTAAAAATGGAAAATTGGTTGGGAAAATTTCTTTTATTGATCTTGCTGGTAGTGAACGAGGTGCTGACACCACCGATAATGACCGACAAACAAGGTACCTTGTTTGCACTCTAATTTGATTTAGGTGTTCCTTGAACTTTGTTTATCTGTCAATGAAAGTTTATCTTGAGCAAATCTGGTATAGTTTTTCACTTACAAAAATTGAGATCTGTGTTTTACATGTGTAGTGTGTAAATAGGGAAGATTTCTTAATATGGGTCTTATTCAATTGTTTAGCATGAAGCTTCTGTGAGCAGTGTGCACATACAAGGTTCAAAGGATGTGGTGTTTATTAACTTGTTCATTATGTCGTATGCAGTATGCTTGTCTCATCTGCAAAAGTTATAATTAAAGGGGTATAATATGGAAGCTATTTTATTGAAATTCTAGAAATGTCAacattgtttggaaaattatggATACTAAATGCAAACATGGTTTGAACTGTCTTTTAATATTAGAATATTGTGAAAAAGCTTGGTTGATATCACTATTTGTGTGTCTGCCTTTTTGATGTTGCTGTTTTCATTGCAATAAATACTTGAGTGCATATTCATACTATTCTCAATGAGTGGAACTAATTTAGCTGGTGGTGACCAGGCTAATTATTGTTATCTGATTTAGTTGGGGTTGGCAGAGCCATTTTGTTTTCCTTTTACCTGTTTATCAACCTCAGTATTGATGGTAAACGGTTGATATAAATTCTGGGGCAGTTTTCTAAATTAAATAAACTTTAAGTCTTGAAATCTTAAAATTTGTGGTAGATTTATTTCTTGTTTTATGCATTTGAAACTAGCCCTCTAGCACTGTCAGTTGAGCACTCATGAAGTATGAATTGGCCTTTTTCCATTGCCAGTGTTTTCTGGCTGTCCATTTACTTGTGAAGGTAATGCTGCCATTTGGTTCATTGCAGGATTGAAGGTGCTGAAATTAACAAGAGCCTTTTGGCCCTTAAGGAATGCATTCGTGCTCTGGACAATGACCAGATTCATATACCATTTCGCGGAAGCAAACTCACAGAAGTACTCCGTGACTCCTTTGTTGGAAACTCTAGGACAGTTATGATCTCTTGTATTTCTCCAAATGCAGGCTCATGTGAACATACACTCAATACTTTGAGATATGCAGATCGGTATGTATGTTCTTGTTTGAGCATCAGCTACTTTTATGTCCTCTGTTTACAGCAGTTCATTGTTTTTACACTTCgttaaaacatatttattcaaatgGACAGGGTTAAAAGTCTTTCAAAAAGTGGAAACCCAAGAAAGGACCAGCCTGTAAATTCATTACCTCCAACTAACAAGGATGTATCATCAGCATCATCTTTGCCTGCTGATGTAGATGATGTTTTTGAACAACAAGAGGTGAAAGCAGTGGATACAGGTAGAAAGGTGGTAGAAAAAGAAACTTTTTCTTACAATCCTACTACTGATTTTGACAAACAGCCCTCAAGTTTTACTTCAAGTTATCCCTTGAGTGGACGAGAAGAAAGTGGGTCTTCTGGCTCTGTGGATAGGGAGAAGATTGAAATTAGTAATTCTTATTGTGGTTCTACAAGTCAAAAAGTCCAGTCACCATGCTCCCAAAACTCTGTGGATACAGAAGAGAAGATGCAAAAGGTGTCACCACCTCGTAGGAAAGGACCTAGGGAGGAAAAATCGGAAAAGCTTGGCAACTGGTTGAAAAAGGATAACAATGGTTCTGATCTTCCTTCTACAAACTCTAGGCAGCTGAATACAGGAAACTACAATACTGGATTGCGACAGCATGAACCTGATCCTCCTTCAGATGGGAATATCGATGCCATACTTGAGGTTTGCTATCTTATGTTTGTCTAGTATGTGTGTTATGGCTTCCATTGATCTCTTTCTATTGTGTTGTTTCTAGGAAGAAGAGGCCCTAATTGCAGCTCATAGAAAAGAAATAGAGGATACAATGGAGATTGTTCGTGAGGTAAGTGAAACTACATCTTTTTATGGTTTAATTCTAATCATGATTTTGAGTTGCTTTATTATCACTTCGGGATTTTTAATCATCAACTTATATTGAGAATTCTTGAATGTTCTGTGCTATGAAGATTAATCTGTTCTCtaattattttctaattattcTCAAAATGTGATAATTATTTTCTAATTGTTGTTGAAATGAATAATGTTTTTCTAGTTTGAATCTTCAACTGATCATTTGTTGAATTTGGGTGCCAGGAAATGAAACTGCTCTCAGAAGTTGACCAACCAGGCAGTCTCATTGATAGCTACGTGACCCAGTTAAGCTTTGTGCTCTCACGCAAGGCAGCAGGTCTGGTTAGTCTTCAAGCTCGCCTGGCTAGGTTCCAGCATCGACTAAAAGAACAAGAGATCCTTAGTCGGAAGAGGGTCCCTCGTTAATGCAGCATTTAGTCTGTCCTCTCCATTGATGAGATCTGATCCTATCTTGTAATTTCTTATGTACTTTTTGTTGCAATATGATTTTGTCATTGTTGAATGGTTTTGTTGATTTGATGTAATTGGTTCCTCTAATGGAGATTTACTTTCAATTATGATAGAGTCTCTATATATTTCACTCATGATTTTATTTTTCGTTCTCGCAGTCATGAGGCAGGGAGCCGTCTTTAGGTTTAACAAGGATGATCTGACGCACTACATGCCAACAGTTGCTGTTCGGTTTTCACATCCAGGCTTTCTTGCTTTTAGAGTGTGGTGGTGGGCATTACTGGTGATAGGTTTGTTAAACGTATAATTCTGATGCATCTGATTTGTTGGGTTAAAGTTTGTGTCCTTTCTCCTCTGAAAGTTGTTAAAAAGATGATTGGATTGGAAAGAAAGGGAAAAACAAAAAATGTGAAATATATATCTGCATAAATCGTGTTGTGAAATTATTTTTCTTGCAACTTCTTGACTTCGATGCGTCTGTGCATTAAAGTTTCGCAACCCAGTGTTGGGTTTGCCACGAAATGCACCGCTTGGAATATAAGAAGCTGAATGATTTTCTTTGCCCCAAATCATTAGATCAGTGGCAAATGAGTAATATGTCTTTCTTCAATCATTGAACTGTGTTAGActagaaaattttttataaatattaaaaaataatcattCATTTATAAAAGAATTTTGTTTTATATATTACTCATAAatgttgaaaataaaaaatatttaaccttgcttatttaataaaaaatttaaaatataataatgtcgtaaatttgattttaaaaataaaaaattaattaattcattaattaaatttacttaTATATTGTAATagatgtaatatttatttaattaatttttaaaataaattatttattaaatcacTGACTAGTGAATTGAGTGTATGTTTGATATTACGTTTGGAAGGCTCAAAATTACTTTtctaaataaaattactattgtagatattattaaaaaaagtaatttaaaaaatttattttattttaatatttttatgattaaaatttattaaatttaatttaaattatttgttttaatattttttaattaatatatttaaaaaaataatttttttaataataattttatcaataatATCAAACAGGTTTT belongs to Hevea brasiliensis isolate MT/VB/25A 57/8 chromosome 4, ASM3005281v1, whole genome shotgun sequence and includes:
- the LOC110633049 gene encoding kinesin-like protein KIN-13A, encoding MGGQMQQSNAAAATALYDHASGGPLNNAGPASDAGDAVMARWLQSAGLQHLASPLATTGIDHRLLPNLLMQGYGAQSAEEKQRLFKLMRNLNFNGESGSDPYTPTAQTSAGMAVSDGFYSPEFRGDFGAGLLDLHAMDDTELLSEHVISEPFEPSPFMPGGSKGFDDLNANQQREQNNPDPSAPSTTNEKENNTRENNVAKIKVVVRKRPLNKKEIARKEDDIVTVSDNALTVHEPKLKVDLTAYVEKHEFCFDAVLDQHVSNDEVYRVTVEPIIPFIFQRTKATCFAYGQTGSGKTFTMQPLPLRAVEDLVRLLHQPVYRNQRFKLWLSFFEIYGGKLFDLLSDRKKLCMREDGRQQVCIVGLQEFEVSDVQIVKEYIEKGNAARSTGSTGANEESSRSHAILQLAVKKHSEVKDSRRNNDGNESKNGKLVGKISFIDLAGSERGADTTDNDRQTRIEGAEINKSLLALKECIRALDNDQIHIPFRGSKLTEVLRDSFVGNSRTVMISCISPNAGSCEHTLNTLRYADRVKSLSKSGNPRKDQPVNSLPPTNKDVSSASSLPADVDDVFEQQEVKAVDTGRKVVEKETFSYNPTTDFDKQPSSFTSSYPLSGREESGSSGSVDREKIEISNSYCGSTSQKVQSPCSQNSVDTEEKMQKVSPPRRKGPREEKSEKLGNWLKKDNNGSDLPSTNSRQLNTGNYNTGLRQHEPDPPSDGNIDAILEEEEALIAAHRKEIEDTMEIVREEMKLLSEVDQPGSLIDSYVTQLSFVLSRKAAGLVSLQARLARFQHRLKEQEILSRKRVPR